A genomic window from Fibrobacter sp. includes:
- a CDS encoding tetratricopeptide repeat protein, which translates to MRLFLILLCVLSVSLFARPINDGNKLFKNGDYAGALEKYMKAREAEPANPLLFYNIGTCQYKLGNYDEAKKELESAVRMPDKKMAAKAAYNLANTHFRIGEKSAEGSERIAAWRESVAYLKKAIDLDNGFENAKKNVEIVQRKLKEELDKQKQNQDQNQDQDNDQKQPPLSEKAKEVLARALQLCKDGKYAEGKEMLENLIAEDETAGQLSGHVQRIDDIIEIKAGRKPKAKIDASNTDNDLEVI; encoded by the coding sequence ATGCGATTGTTTTTGATACTGTTATGCGTGCTGTCGGTGTCGCTTTTTGCGCGACCTATAAACGACGGCAATAAACTTTTTAAGAATGGCGACTATGCCGGTGCTTTGGAAAAGTATATGAAGGCTCGTGAAGCAGAGCCTGCAAACCCGTTGTTGTTTTACAATATCGGCACTTGCCAGTACAAGTTGGGCAATTACGACGAGGCCAAGAAGGAATTGGAGAGCGCCGTGCGCATGCCCGACAAGAAAATGGCGGCCAAGGCGGCCTACAATCTGGCCAATACACACTTTCGCATAGGTGAAAAGTCCGCCGAAGGTAGCGAACGCATTGCCGCCTGGCGGGAGTCCGTTGCCTACTTGAAAAAGGCTATCGACCTGGACAATGGTTTTGAAAACGCCAAGAAAAACGTGGAAATCGTGCAGCGCAAGCTGAAAGAGGAACTGGACAAGCAAAAGCAGAACCAGGACCAGAATCAGGACCAGGACAACGACCAGAAGCAGCCTCCCCTGAGCGAAAAGGCGAAGGAAGTTCTGGCCCGTGCATTGCAGCTTTGCAAGGACGGCAAGTATGCCGAAGGCAAGGAAATGCTGGAAAACCTGATTGCCGAAGACGAAACGGCTGGTCAGCTCAGCGGGCATGTGCAGCGCATCGATGACATTATCGAAATCAAGGCTGGCCGAAAGCCCAAGGCAAAGATTGACGCCAGCAACACCGACAACGACCTGGAGGTAATCTGA